A portion of the Luxibacter massiliensis genome contains these proteins:
- a CDS encoding ABC-2 transporter permease, with protein MTDLLRMDFRRIIKSKSTYICFLALLATIIICVLLLKVVADPQLRTAAQGQGVAINVNEDAAVESLFNITYTDAFSSTIFRGGIFFVVISSLLSLWICTDFDSGFAKNIFAIRASRWSYILSKWVAIQTVSLLYITALTGIFLLACQAMGLTFKEAPAEDYVKFILIYWILGGAYAAMLTVLSVLLRNKAACIASALLLGSGTVLTAVDAILTALRINVYNFFDYTLYGCVQDIIFPVTQEKFTLCIVIGIIWLIFWLFLSIFIIHKKDI; from the coding sequence ATGACTGATTTACTCCGCATGGATTTCAGGAGAATCATCAAAAGCAAATCCACCTATATATGCTTTCTCGCCCTGCTTGCCACTATCATAATATGTGTGCTGCTTTTAAAGGTTGTTGCAGATCCTCAGCTCCGTACAGCCGCCCAGGGCCAGGGCGTGGCTATCAATGTCAATGAGGATGCGGCTGTAGAAAGCCTCTTTAATATTACTTACACGGATGCATTCTCTTCCACCATATTCCGCGGGGGTATATTCTTTGTTGTTATATCATCCCTCTTATCACTATGGATCTGCACAGACTTTGACAGTGGTTTTGCCAAAAATATTTTTGCCATCAGAGCCTCAAGGTGGAGTTATATCCTCAGCAAATGGGTTGCAATACAGACTGTATCCCTGCTCTATATCACAGCGCTTACAGGTATTTTTCTCCTGGCATGCCAAGCCATGGGCCTGACATTTAAGGAGGCACCTGCCGAGGATTATGTAAAATTTATTTTAATCTATTGGATACTCGGGGGCGCCTACGCGGCAATGCTCACAGTCCTGTCTGTACTGCTGAGAAATAAGGCCGCCTGCATCGCATCAGCCCTGCTGCTCGGAAGCGGTACAGTCCTGACTGCCGTGGATGCTATCCTGACAGCTCTGCGCATAAATGTATATAACTTTTTTGATTATACTCTGTATGGCTGTGTGCAGGATATCATCTTTCCTGTCACCCAGGAGAAATTCACCCTATGCATAGTAATAGGGATAATCTGGCTTATATTCTGGTTGTTTTTATCCATATTCATTATTCATAAAAAAGATATATAG
- a CDS encoding ABC transporter ATP-binding protein, with protein sequence MNIAELSNVSKVYKKKRAVSHLNMTVEKGDIFGFIGRNGAGKSTTLKMICGLAAPSEGEIRLFGKPVTNDTARRRTGMLIENAGIYPGFCAKENLMLKARCLGIVDAEQRVKELLSFTGLEDAGSKKTKQFSMGMKQRLGIAMALLGTPDLLILDEPINGLDPEGIQEIRRMLLHLNEEQDITIIISSHILGELSKIATRYGIIKDGQMIQQIRSEELEQKCQSCLVAKVEDAKAASVLLEEKMNLTDYEVRPDGEIRIYAPCEPQFLNSVFAENQVAVGEVYYRHQDLESYFLKLMGGDDND encoded by the coding sequence ATGAACATAGCAGAGCTGTCTAATGTCTCCAAGGTTTACAAAAAGAAAAGAGCTGTAAGCCATTTAAATATGACAGTAGAAAAAGGAGATATTTTCGGATTTATTGGAAGAAACGGAGCCGGGAAATCCACTACTCTAAAAATGATATGCGGCCTTGCCGCTCCCTCTGAAGGGGAAATCCGCCTCTTTGGAAAACCAGTAACAAATGATACCGCCCGCCGCAGAACCGGCATGCTCATCGAAAATGCCGGGATCTACCCTGGTTTCTGCGCAAAAGAGAATTTAATGCTAAAGGCCCGGTGCTTAGGGATCGTGGATGCTGAACAAAGAGTAAAAGAGTTGTTGTCCTTTACCGGGTTAGAAGATGCAGGGAGTAAAAAGACAAAGCAATTTTCCATGGGCATGAAGCAGAGGCTTGGGATTGCCATGGCGCTGCTTGGAACCCCTGACCTTCTTATACTGGATGAACCTATCAACGGCCTGGATCCCGAGGGAATACAGGAAATCCGCCGGATGCTCTTGCATCTGAATGAGGAGCAGGATATCACTATCATTATAAGCTCCCATATCCTGGGAGAATTAAGCAAGATCGCCACACGCTACGGTATCATAAAAGACGGGCAGATGATCCAGCAGATCCGTTCCGAAGAATTAGAACAAAAATGCCAGAGCTGCCTGGTTGCAAAGGTCGAAGACGCTAAGGCCGCTTCCGTCCTGCTGGAAGAAAAAATGAACCTCACAGATTACGAAGTTCGGCCTGATGGGGAAATCCGTATCTATGCCCCCTGTGAGCCTCAGTTCCTAAACAGCGTATTTGCTGAAAATCAGGTGGCCGTAGGAGAAGTGTACTATCGCCACCAGGATCTGGAGTCCTACTTCCTAAAGCTGATGGGAGGTGATGACAATGACTGA
- a CDS encoding response regulator transcription factor produces the protein MVKILIIEDDTDINNMIYEFLHKNGFQAIQAFSGTEGRLRLHMDGDYSLIIMDLMLPGISGEALLSELRRTSQIPVIILSAKNALTDKVELLAGGADDYLTKPFELEELLARIHVQLRHQSAVPSSRPLIYKRWKIDTDSRRLFVDDIPVELTAHEFAIIELLLRRPEKVFTKQEIYESIWEQEYAIEDKTINVHISNIRTKLKDSGTSEYIRTIWGIGFKIGH, from the coding sequence ATGGTTAAAATTCTTATTATTGAGGATGATACAGATATTAATAATATGATATATGAATTTCTGCATAAAAATGGTTTTCAGGCCATCCAGGCTTTTTCTGGCACAGAAGGCCGGCTCCGCCTGCATATGGATGGGGATTACAGTTTGATAATTATGGATCTGATGCTTCCCGGAATTTCCGGCGAGGCATTGCTTTCAGAACTCCGCCGCACAAGCCAGATACCTGTCATTATCTTGTCCGCCAAAAATGCGCTGACCGATAAAGTGGAGCTTCTGGCTGGAGGGGCGGACGACTATTTAACTAAGCCTTTTGAGCTGGAAGAGCTTCTTGCCAGGATCCATGTCCAACTGCGCCATCAGTCTGCAGTCCCTTCCAGCCGCCCCCTCATATACAAACGTTGGAAAATAGATACAGATTCCCGCCGCCTTTTTGTAGATGATATCCCGGTAGAACTTACGGCCCATGAATTTGCCATTATCGAGCTTCTTCTCAGACGGCCTGAAAAGGTGTTTACAAAACAGGAAATTTATGAATCTATCTGGGAACAGGAATACGCCATCGAAGATAAAACAATCAATGTCCATATCAGCAATATCCGTACAAAACTAAAAGACAGCGGCACTTCTGAATATATCCGCACCATCTGGGGAATTGGTTTCAAAATAGGCCATTGA
- a CDS encoding homoserine dehydrogenase → MEKRNIKVALLGLGTVGMGVYKLMDMRKDVMEKTIGANMEISRILVSNVSKKREGVDTSLLTDNWKEILEDDDIQIVVEVIGGIEPARTMILEALKSGRHVVTANKDLVAEYGRELLDAAEKGGCDLLFEAAVAGGIPIIRPLKQCLAGNEISEVIGIVNGTTNYILTKMFEENMGFEDALAKATELGYAEADPTADVEGLDAGRKVAIMASIAFHSRVVFGDVYTEGITKITSEDIAYAKEFDSVIKLLGIARNTDSGIEVGVYPMLLNREHPLASVRDSFNAVFVHGDAVDDAMFYGRGAGEFPTASAVMGDMIDVARDLQYQCTGRISCTCYREIPVKAFGEVKNKFFLRMQVENQPGVLARIAQVFGDHKVSIARVVQKHARDNQAELVIVTESVKEYHLKDAVRELEDMDHIIEISSIIREYAHQN, encoded by the coding sequence ATGGAGAAAAGGAATATCAAAGTGGCCCTTCTTGGACTTGGTACAGTGGGAATGGGCGTTTATAAGCTGATGGATATGAGAAAAGACGTGATGGAAAAAACCATAGGTGCCAATATGGAGATTTCCCGGATTTTGGTCAGCAATGTCAGCAAGAAAAGAGAAGGCGTGGATACCTCTCTTTTGACGGACAACTGGAAAGAAATCTTGGAGGATGATGATATACAAATAGTAGTGGAGGTAATAGGGGGGATCGAACCTGCCCGTACAATGATCCTGGAAGCGCTTAAGTCAGGAAGGCATGTTGTCACGGCCAATAAGGATTTGGTGGCTGAATATGGCAGGGAGCTTTTAGACGCAGCGGAGAAAGGGGGATGTGATTTGCTTTTTGAGGCGGCTGTAGCGGGAGGGATCCCTATCATACGCCCACTTAAACAATGTCTGGCAGGGAATGAGATTTCAGAGGTGATTGGAATTGTAAATGGTACAACTAACTATATACTGACGAAAATGTTTGAGGAAAATATGGGGTTTGAGGATGCTCTGGCGAAGGCCACAGAGCTGGGGTATGCGGAGGCAGATCCTACGGCCGATGTGGAGGGTCTTGACGCAGGCAGAAAAGTGGCAATCATGGCATCCATAGCTTTTCATTCCAGAGTGGTTTTTGGAGATGTCTATACAGAAGGGATTACAAAAATTACATCTGAGGATATTGCTTACGCAAAGGAATTTGACAGTGTGATAAAACTTCTGGGAATTGCCCGTAATACAGACAGCGGGATTGAGGTGGGGGTGTACCCTATGCTGCTGAACCGGGAGCATCCTCTGGCTTCTGTGAGGGACTCCTTTAATGCTGTGTTCGTACATGGGGATGCGGTGGATGATGCTATGTTTTACGGCAGGGGAGCAGGGGAATTTCCTACAGCCAGTGCAGTGATGGGGGATATGATTGATGTTGCGAGAGACTTGCAGTACCAGTGTACAGGCCGTATCAGCTGTACCTGCTACAGGGAAATTCCAGTGAAGGCGTTTGGGGAAGTAAAGAATAAATTCTTCTTGAGGATGCAGGTGGAAAACCAACCCGGCGTGCTGGCCCGTATTGCCCAGGTGTTTGGCGACCATAAAGTAAGTATTGCAAGAGTGGTTCAGAAACATGCAAGGGATAATCAGGCGGAGCTGGTCATTGTGACAGAAAGCGTAAAAGAGTATCATCTGAAGGATGCTGTCAGAGAACTTGAAGACATGGATCATATCATTGAGATCAGCAGTATCATACGGGAGTATGCACACCAGAATTAA
- a CDS encoding MarR family winged helix-turn-helix transcriptional regulator, giving the protein MENRVQPIGFIVKQINNVFEKDLNEKLKTIGITSSQCAVLDYLFHTNKEEVSQRDVERHLSLKNPTVTGLLKRLDEKGFVLCVQNATDKRKKKIYLTEKAYDIQRRMEADRKKMDRQMTRGMTKKEVAALTRGLEKMLYNIADP; this is encoded by the coding sequence ATGGAGAACCGGGTTCAGCCAATTGGATTTATAGTGAAGCAGATTAATAATGTATTTGAAAAGGACTTAAATGAGAAGCTTAAGACCATTGGAATCACATCATCACAGTGCGCTGTGCTGGACTATTTATTTCATACAAATAAAGAAGAAGTAAGCCAGCGGGATGTGGAGCGGCACCTGAGCCTTAAAAATCCCACTGTGACAGGATTGTTAAAACGGCTAGATGAGAAAGGCTTCGTCCTGTGTGTCCAAAACGCCACAGACAAACGCAAGAAAAAAATATATTTGACTGAAAAGGCATATGACATACAACGCCGGATGGAAGCTGACCGGAAAAAGATGGACAGGCAGATGACACGCGGCATGACAAAAAAAGAAGTGGCGGCACTGACGAGAGGATTAGAAAAGATGCTGTATAATATCGCAGACCCATAA
- the thyA gene encoding thymidylate synthase, whose amino-acid sequence MSYADKVFINMCRDIIDNGTSTAGEKVRPVWEDGTPAYTVKKFGIVNRYNLAEEFPALTLRRTGIKSCVDEMLWIWQKKSNNIHDLNSHIWDSWADESGSIGKAYGYQMQVKHQYKEGMMDQVDRVLYDLKHNPYSRRIMTNIYVHQDLHEMNLYPCAYSMTFNVTKENGSDRLTLNGILNQRSQDVLAANNWNVCQYAVLLHMFAQVCGMRVGELVHVIADAHIYDRHIPLVEELISREPLLGPQFWLNPEIKDFYEFTTDDVRLDNYETHPQIKNIPIAV is encoded by the coding sequence ATGAGTTACGCAGACAAGGTTTTTATTAATATGTGCCGGGATATTATAGACAATGGCACGAGTACAGCGGGGGAGAAGGTTCGGCCTGTATGGGAGGACGGGACGCCGGCCTATACGGTTAAGAAGTTTGGAATTGTAAATAGATATAATCTGGCGGAGGAATTTCCGGCGCTGACGCTGCGCCGCACAGGAATTAAGAGCTGTGTGGATGAAATGTTGTGGATATGGCAGAAGAAGTCCAATAATATCCATGATTTGAACAGCCATATATGGGACAGCTGGGCAGATGAAAGTGGGTCTATCGGTAAGGCGTATGGTTACCAGATGCAGGTGAAGCATCAATATAAGGAAGGTATGATGGACCAGGTGGACAGAGTGCTGTATGATTTGAAGCATAATCCCTATAGCAGGCGGATTATGACCAATATTTATGTGCATCAGGATCTCCATGAGATGAACCTTTATCCTTGTGCATATAGCATGACTTTTAATGTGACAAAAGAGAATGGCAGCGACAGGCTGACGCTGAACGGGATTTTAAACCAGCGTTCCCAGGATGTGCTTGCAGCAAATAACTGGAATGTCTGCCAGTATGCGGTTTTACTCCATATGTTTGCCCAGGTATGTGGGATGCGGGTTGGAGAGCTTGTACATGTGATAGCTGATGCCCATATTTACGACAGGCATATTCCGTTGGTTGAGGAGCTGATATCCAGAGAACCACTTTTGGGGCCGCAGTTCTGGCTGAATCCTGAAATTAAGGATTTTTATGAATTTACGACAGATGATGTAAGGCTGGATAATTATGAGACCCATCCGCAGATAAAAAATATACCCATCGCGGTGTGA
- a CDS encoding dihydrofolate reductase: protein MNMIAAADRNWAIGFQNKLLVSIPSDMKFFRETTSGKVVVMGRKTLESFPNGLPLKNRTNIVLTTNIEYQVKDAVFVHSEEELLEELKKYDSDEIFVIGGESIYKQLLPHCDTAYITRIDHIFQADTYFPDLDADGDWELTEESEEQTCFDLEYRFTKYRRKER, encoded by the coding sequence ATGAACATGATAGCAGCGGCAGACAGGAATTGGGCCATTGGATTTCAAAATAAATTACTGGTGAGTATTCCGTCAGACATGAAATTTTTCAGGGAGACCACATCAGGGAAGGTGGTCGTCATGGGGAGAAAGACTCTGGAAAGCTTTCCCAATGGCCTGCCCTTGAAAAACCGCACAAATATTGTGCTGACCACAAATATAGAATACCAGGTGAAAGATGCGGTGTTTGTCCATTCTGAGGAAGAGCTTTTAGAAGAACTGAAAAAATATGATTCTGATGAGATTTTTGTTATCGGAGGGGAGAGCATATATAAGCAGCTTCTTCCCCATTGTGATACCGCATATATTACTAGAATAGACCATATTTTCCAGGCGGATACGTATTTTCCTGATCTGGATGCAGATGGAGACTGGGAACTGACAGAGGAAAGCGAGGAACAGACCTGCTTTGATTTAGAGTACAGGTTCACTAAATACAGGCGGAAGGAGAGATAG